The Plasmodium knowlesi strain H genome assembly, chromosome: 12 sequence agaaaatagaaaagataTAAAAGAATATATCAGTATGGGAGTGCCCACgcccctccaaaaaaaaaaaaaaaaaaaaaaagaaaaaaaaagaaaaagctgcGCTATATTTGGAACAGCTTTACCCACGCAGTTTTCTCACTCACTAACAGTTTgacgcaaaaaaataatgtcagACTCGGTGATACGTTATTTTCCGAACTTTGAGAAGAAGCCGGATATGCGCGAGAGCTTGTTCTCAAGGAGGAATAGAAAAGGTACTACATCCGGGAGTGCACAGTTCATTCGAGGCTTATGGATGGACACAGGTCTTTCCACAGCGAAAAATTaagcaaaaatatatgcagtAAAATGTAGGAGCAGATGTACTTCTTATATAGGGGCGCGTGTATATGTGTTTCCTTCCTTGAGGGATACTCAAAGAGgagtcgatttttttttttttttttttgtgaattctCTCAgacatgtgcatgtgtttCTATCGGACTTACATTGAGTTTGCACACGCATGCCGCACATGTGCCTGTGGGATGTGTGCCCTGTAGGTGCCTTCGTATGTACATCTCACATGGCCCCTCGTTTACCTACTACATGTGTCCAACCCCTATGCATACTATATATGACATCCTCCCCGAGCAGTCAAAATAGCCTTCAAAAGTATCAGTGGAACGGcggttttgaaaaaaaacaaaatactTATCAACGGAAATGAAACCCTCGAATCTGTGCTGAGTTTCCTCAAGAAGGTGTTTAACAGAAATGAACACATCGTAAGGAACGCGCCATCAGCGAGCAGGCTAATAGCCCTACAGATGCTGATACGACCATGCCTCTATCCTTTCTAAAAATGGTGTGTACTTGTAAGTTTCCatttagtaaaaaaaacatttttattttctccccccccctttttgtttttattgtAGTATCTATATATTAATAACACCATAAAGCCAAACCTCGATGATTTCCTTGCCGATCTTTTCGATGtaaaacatttaaaaaaaagaaaaatcggAGTGGAGAAAAGACCACGTTTATACTATACATTCGtttctgtatatatatgtattgcCAAATGTCACCCCACTATAATGATACATGTAAGCGTTCATTCCATTTCATCGAACAatttccctcccctttttttttttcttcagctGTATCAAGTTTCGAACTGTCTAAACATCTCATATAGTTTTACTCCGGCGTATTAAGAGGTAAGGGGAAAAGTGAGCATACACAAGGGAGGTGAGCATGGAAAAGAGAGTGAAGAATGCCTGCTTCATCGTGTAGAGGAGACTACATAAGTGAGTTTCTTACATAGACATGTAGAAACACGTATTTATGTGTGCTCATATCCCTCCTGGTGGGCTATTTAAAAACAAACGGAATAGCTGCACAGAGAATGGAAGGGGAATTGGGGAGGAGGCTTGCACGGAGATTCTCCGTTGTATAGCCTTATGTCCCGTGGGCTATTCGATGGGGTTTCGTAAGAAGCGAACAAAGAAAATGCAACATTTCTCATTACGGTGATCTATGccctcttcccttttttttttttctcccttttgtgtatgttatccatttttatttctttctttcccttgtTGTGTCTTCCTTTgccttgttcatatttttacttaaatTGTATTTCTTGGAAAAGCTGACGATTTCTCCATCGCTGCTTTCTCCACAGCTACTGCTTGCGCTGCTGTTGCTGTTATGAGGGTTTTTATGACTACGCTTATTGAGGGAAAGCATCTGGCTAGTTGCCCCCTCATTTGCgcctttttcgctttttacGCTTTTTACGCTTTTTACGCTTTTTACGCTTTTTATGCTTTTTACgcttttttcgctttttacGCCTTTTACATCTTTTACACCTTTTGCACTTTTGTCTACATTCGAAGGGTTGGCACTTTTTTTGCGCGTACCCATTTGTTTGCTCAATTTATAAACTTGGGAGTTAAATATGGTATCCTCAAGCTCCTTCCGCTGTTCCTCCAGTTGGCTTTCCATACTCCTTTCATCCATCttatgattatttttttttaaacttttaaTGTtatcaatatatttttttattttttcttcattatttttttgttccttctgtaAATTTTGGATTTTATCACTGAGGTGGGCTATTTTTGCATTCTgctgttgtattttttttttacaattttcattttcttctattttgtcccttatgattttgttcaatttttgcGTCTTCTCTTCCAGTATCGTAATTTTGTTGTCCTTGCAGTTTatatgttcatttatttcgtcttgtttttttaaattattcgtTACGtcttgtttattttttgcattttcgttGCGAATAAGTGTGATTTGTCCTTGCAGTTGTTTTATGCTTCCTTGAAGAgcatttatttgtttgtctCTCTCATGTACCTCTTtcattaaattatttttttcgcattcCACTTGAGAGATGTGTGCActttttcttgttccttCATGTTCTAGTTCGTTTATTTTATCCTCCAGTTcgcccttttcctttttccgttTGCTTATTTCCAGCACGAgacatttttcattctgcTTTAATTTGGCGATGTCCTTTTCCCTCTCGCTACATATGCACTGCAgttctttgcattttttcacaAAGTTGGCGATCTGGTgggtgaggaagaaaaagcgTATATCAGTGTATGCATGTCCACCATTTTACGCACCTGAGGAACTGTGCATATATCTGAATGCTTATGagtatgtgtacatgcttATGCATTTTGCCTGGCCCGGCGAATGCTCCCACCTGGGAGGAAAAGGACTCGTTCTCTTGTCGAAGGCTATCTATTATATCTTTATTTTGGAGCAAAACTAAATTCagttcctttattttattaattatgTTGTCCCCCTCCCCAGCAGTTCCATTTTTGCTCGTCTTCACAAAACAATTTCCGCTGCTGCTGTTGCCGACGCTGTTATTGCTGCAGCTGTTGCTATTGTTGCTGCTTCTTTTTGTGTgtacttcccctttttcttctgcgaTAGGGGAAATAAGCAGAATATACGTGGGTGGGGGAAGAACACATAAGGTAGTGTAAACTCTCTGCGCAGCCAACACGTCAACACGTtggaattattttatatatttttattttattttattttttattttttatttttttttttttcagcccTTAGCGCCACCGCTGCAGCGTTCTGCTTAACTTTTTGGAGGATACTCTGGATTTTcggagcctttttttttatcttttaatttattcatttaaattgagaaaaaaaaaaaaaaaaaaaaaaaagtaattgtTGTCCTATCGTGCCTGTACCCGAAAAATGAACTATCAGGAATGCCTCCACAAGTTTGTTAATGCGCATTCGGATAATTTTCGGCAGAGTTTTTACGCCGTCGTCGAGAGTTCACAGGTGAGGAATAAACAAGCGGGGGTTAAGGAAAAGTTTCGCCTACATAATTATGTGCATgcgaaaaaagggagaaaccCACAAAATTTCACTTTACTCTCTAACGCTCCTCATTCAAagacctccttttttttgtaacgtGTCTGCTTGACGCTGTCTTCTTGGGATATGCcccattttgtgtgtgtgtgtgtgttttttttttttttcttcttacagATAGAATGTCTTGAATGTCCCATAGAAAAAACGAGCACGGATAATTTCCTAATCAAAATATACATTAACAATATTGTAAGTTAGAAAATATGGCATGGATTATTGCACATGTGTGGGGGGGATGCGTTCCGCCGTTCGGGGGAGTACACCTTATTTCGACTGTATACTTCTTGGTCCACAAGTATGGGAAGGAAGTTCACAccgaaatgaaaataattaggGGATGTTCCTCCTAACGCACATTTTGATTCCTTTATTATGGCTGTATTGTTTTACgcattaatttatttttttctccaacgtACAGATACACAACATCCGGACGTTTCTGCTGACTTGCTTAAGCGGATCAGTGGGGAATATTCTCCACAATACGGAGGTAGACAAGCAAGAATCTTGCTGCTACATTGCTCCTGACGACGAAGGGGCTAGCCGCGACGGAGAAAGGGGCTCAACCGAGGACACTGGCCAATCGGGCCAATTGGAGGAAGGTAATCGAAATGGCGAAATTAAGGTGAAGCAGTGCTCAAACAAACAAGAGGATTTTTTACGCAAGTGCAAGAAAGTTCACAACCTTCGGAAGAGTTTGGAAAATGCCCACGTAAGAACAGGGGATACTTTCGGCTTTAGGGACGACATTCTGCGGTACTACATATGACGGGTCGTTTTCGTTTGCAGTTCCGGTCCTCTCTATCCATGTGAAGGCTCCCCCagggaggaataaaaaaaagaaaaaaagaaaaaaatacacatacattTTGCATTGTACATATTACTGCGCATGTGCGCACATCGGATCATACATGGAGAACCCCAGTTAATTCATCAAAGGAGCATCCACATGTTTAGCGATATGCCGAAGAGGCGCCTAgcctgtttttttctttttagtgGAAATGTACACATCCTCGAGGCGGTAATTCATATGCTGATTGTCTAACTGTTCATCCATCTTCCTCTCAAAATTGTAGTTAGACGTAATGTTAAAGTTCATCATGTTATTAACACAGTCGTAAAACTTTTCCACATTACGTACTATGTTGGCAATTTTATTGTTTAGTAATTCCCCGAAAGATCTTGAACTGTAGATCTTGCCATTCAAAATACAAAACATTTGAATGatttttttgcacataatatttttcacgttatatttatgtgttagggaaatgtgaaaaatggaatttgTGTTGTAATAAATGTGTATGCTGACCAAATCTTCCGgctcattcttttttaaaacagcTAAATTATCGTAGGTGATATCAAATAAATAtccctcttcatcatcactGATTATTTTCCCCACCCGTATTTTCTCATTTAAAGAGAGATGGCTTCTACTTGTGTAAAATGGAGaagtgtaaaaataattcaatgCATTTTCTCTGTTATTCAATATATTCTTCGATAAATATAGGTTATCAACGTATtcgattttgttttcctttttcaccaCTGGTTCGTAGTACTCCTCCGAGACAGCCATAATTTCGGTTCTTCCGTTggccattaaaaaaaaaggagggggcaACCAGACGATTAGCCAATAACCTGATTAGCAGGTTACTCTACCAACTCTTTGAGAAGCAGACACACGTGTATGCtcacacgtatatatatctgTGCATGCACATCTGCACCACTTGACATATATTTGGTTGATCTTCCCCCCAGGGTTGGGTCCTTCACCTGTCCTAAATTTTCAATACCAATGTAGGCGTTGTTCCGCTATTGCGAaattatattctttttcatatCCCATTTGGGGCGAGTGTACTTCTccctgttaaaaaaaaaaaatcccaatGGGACTTATCGCATGTGCTCCAAACATGTATACGCAAAACATAACCTTGCAttcattaaaaagaaaaattgaatcGTCGAGGGGGTTACTCTCGCTTTCTCCTCCTAATTCTTAAGCGGAAATGATACACTTACATACACGCACCACTCCACaattggaggaagaaaacggCGCTCACTCGGTATGGACAATTTTAGGAAAAGGTATCATCCGCGCTTCTTTAAAAGGAATCCCCAAttgtttgaaaaaagaagagaagtatgtattccccccccttcaaaTATAATtagttcttcccttttttttttttttttttttttttttttttttgtgctttcCCCTACATTTGTGATTTGCGCCGTTTTTCCCCCCACGACACAAGCCAAGTGGTATGAAGAGACTACACTATGATCGATCGAACAATGACAGTGTTGCGcaccaaaaaaataaaataaaataaaaacggaaCAGATAAAAACCAGGATAGCGAAAATTAGAACAGTGTAATCCTGCCCAAGGAGCAATGCGAATCTTTTCTCACATGCCGCATTTAGTTGAAGTTGCCGGAAGGAACAATTTGCCATCCTTAAGTTATTATTCccgaaaaagggaaaaatctgTACCAACGGCAAACCAAAAACAAATAACGCCGATACCGTAATGGATGAGTTACTTCCACTGAGTGTGCTAATTGTTCACCGTTCATATGCCAACATCTTAACGTACAATCACCGTTAACgcctttttcaatttatcTCTTTTCATGCGCAGGTCTACACCCCTGTGCGATCAAGTAGTTCACCCCTCTGCtgactttattttttcttttccatcaaCAAAATGTGTAATACTACAGgacagtaaaaaaaaaaaaaaaaaaaaaaaaaaaaaggaggaataagAACTATAAATAGGGGAAGGTTAAATTTGTGTTAATATCTACTTTTTAATTACATATCTGCTAACAAATGATGAAATGTACTTTTCGCAAAGGGCTCGTAAGGAGGCTGAACTGCGGGACGCGCACGTTCATGTTTACACATAGGTGCACACCCACAGCGCACTTTGAACTACGTGTCTCTGCGCTGTACATGATTTTGTCGCTtcactccccccccctccaatTCATTCGAAATGGTTGAAGATAAAATCTATACATTCGCGAatgaatgtaaaaatgggcacaataaaattaacacaaacaCACATCCATCATGTGCGTTTGCCTAAGTGAAATTCGGGGGGAAGAAGGCGTgcagaattttaaaaaaaatgggggataatgaataaaaagaCTGGCAATATATAGCCAAGAaaaacacaacacaacacttgttaataaaaaatggaaaaagacaAAGGGGGTGGAgggatgggggaaaaaaaaggaaataaaaaaaaaaaaaaaggcttataaaaaaaaaaatgctgatCTCAAAATGTGGTGGCAAAATCCTGTCGCTGGATGCTGCCCTTGTGTTCTCCCCTACTGATGTGAACTCAGCTTACTAAAGAGTTCCCTTCTCTGTTGTAGGGGCAAACTTTGAAAGGTCCTGTAAAAGTCGTCCATCGTTTTCTGATGGTGCAGATCCTTCGTTAGTCGCTCTATATCCCTCAGCGTATTttcattcaaaattttgcTGCACACTTCGTAGTCGTCCTCGTCGGAGGAGGTGATGTCACTGGTGAGCTTTTTGAATTCTTCACTTTGGGTCAAAGAAGTTCCGTATTTTCTGCTAAAGGGGAGGGAAGCGGGGACAATCGCTTATACAGTTGGTTCTGCAGGTAGCATGTATGGTACATACAAATAAACACAGATGCCTACATACGCagatacacacacatgtatgtagGAGAGGTTATTTTCCCCCATAGAGGTGCTTACCTCAACGTGCTCATTAACAAGCGCCGCACGAGGCGAtagtaaaagaaggagcgGGCTTTCTCCCAAGGAACGATTTTCCTAATCACTCCCTTGGACTTCATGCATTTCGACACATCGTGAAGATCTGCATATCTGTGGCACActtgtaaataaaatggcaatagctccttttctttgtcctctatttcttgttttattttagaCACGCCATCCTCCTGCAGCGGGGTGGTAATAAGTGATGGGCACATCGGTGTGGTTGGGAACGTGCAGATGCATAGTAAGAAGAATGTTGAACTAACACCACTGTACCTCCACTATGAACCTACCTGCGCTTCGGACAGCCGCTTGTCCAGAGTAATTATAGACGAGTCAATACCGTGCATCAGCTTCCTTATTTCTGGTAACCTAAACTTCACCTCAACAATTCCGGGTGGCTCCAaaattcctcctttactgTTCGTATCTGCATACATCTCGATGATTTGGCTATTCAACGTTTCGTCTACAACAACCCATGATCCACCTCTCAGCTCTCCCCAAATTGGGATGTACACAAAAACGGGGTGCTTGTAATTAACCAACTGATTAACAATCATTGATCCGAATTTTAAAATACTGTTAAACATATCCATTGTACCACCTGAAAACCCTCTCCAATTGGCAAAAACAAATAGgggtaaattttctttattaaaaTCTTCAATAGACTGAGCAGTTTTATATGAATTGTCcgggaaaaaaacacatggTGCTTGTGTTGATCTCACTGCTTTGGTCTTCAATGCTGGATCGCACGGAACATCTTGCGTTACTAAATTTCTGTTAACAGCTATAATTCCCACCGGGATGGAACCcaattttcccctccccgtTATTATCCCTTTTCCCCATTCATTCATGTATTcgaaatagctatttttgtCTAAGAATCCCTGCTTCGTGTCTGTTCCCTTTATAAGTTCTATTACATCTGCGTTTTGTATGTTATCCATGTCTATGTCGTTAATTCTTTGGAAGTACACTTTTGGAGGTTCCTTCTCCGATGTGggtttctcttcctcctcgaAAAGTTTCTTTACTTCCCTTTCTGCGCTCTCTACCTTACCCTGCTCATAGTAGCTATTTCCACTTGTCTTCTGGCGCACCTCCTCAATAACATCATAATAATGGTCACTCGTTTTGGGTACATAGGATAGCCACTTGAAAATTTTGTCCACACCATCCTGATCATTGTGAGCTTCTAGTTGAGATATGCCATTTCTCATCATAATTTTTACCCCTCCCAATTGCTCATTGCTGACATAGACCTTTTCTcctaatattttatttaggGCATTAAACCCTGTTAGTAAAAGGGAAGAGCCTTTCTTCTGGATGGTTCTTTTCCCGAGCCTAACAAGGTAAGCACCGATGCCAACACTTCTTCCGGTAACATATGATAGGGTAAAAATTTCATCATATGCTTTGGATGTTTCACCAGCGATAAGACCACTCCCCCTTAAATTTTCCACTCCAATATGGTTATTTAAGTTTCCTACTATACCTTCAATTATGTAtcttttctccccatttttaataacttcctttaaaaatattatgtcTTCCTtggatattttatttttgaccTCTTCtgttatataaatataatcaTACCccagttccttcttttcttcgtcTTTCCAACTGACTTGAATTTTATCCatcaaaaaattgtacagcCCAATTCTTGCACCTGAATTGCACGATATATAAATGCGcggaattttcttctccctcgCGTAGCTAGATATGGCATAAAATAACTGATCTTCCACTACACTGAATGAGCCACCATGGGTAGTTATATCAtttatgataaaaatgacaTCTCTGCCTTCTTTGTATTCGATTGTCTTCACGTTCATCAACAGACCAATGACGCTCAGTTTGTTTTGGCCTACGTTTAGCTTGTCTGACAGATACAGCGCGTTTCTTATCTTTACTTCGTCTTCGCTGAGGCCATCATGCCGAGGAAACAACCCACCCGTATGACACATGGATTGCTTCGCTATGTTACCCTCCGCCTTGGAATCTTCCACTCCATGTAGTGCCTCCAAGTCGAGCTTAAACTCCTTTACGCTATTCACATATGTGAACAGATCCTTGGATCCTCCGTTATTCATCCTGTTTAGGGAAATATTTATAGCCTTCACAAAATCGTAGGCATATAGCGTATCTATATCTCTagccctttttctttttaagtaCAACGCGTCAACGTCAAAGATGGGTACACTTCCAACTTCCTCGATTacattattttctccatcaaACAGCACGTGCAATcttagtattttttttggttccAATTTGAGTCTCCCCTTGGCAGATTCTCCTCCCTTTCTGTAaacacatgcatatacatcGTTCACGTAGTTTTCTAGAAGAAACTCGTTATGCCTATTGAGGAAGTTCTTCAACGCCTCTACAATTATATTTAATTCGTCTGCGTCATTGTCTTTAACTTCATCTAGTACTATATGGTAAGTTATGTAGCTGCTGAGCCTTGCGTCCTGCACTTTCGGGTTCAGTCTAGCTATTTTTATATCATTGACCGCTTCTTTAAATTCTTCTGTGAGTGCGTCTTGGAACCACTCCTTCTCCATCACATGGGATAAGTCCTGTCTTGCCATGATattctccccttttggtGGAGTTTCCCTCAGTACAGACACTTCACCCTTTGGAAGATTACACACATGGATCACCCTCTCTGCAAATAGCGActggatttttttattctttttgtaCATCCCGAGGAATACTTTGGTAcctttaaatattttctcaTCTACACTTTCTAGGTCATAATTTTGACAGTTCttttcaaaggaaaaaatatatctttgGTAGGGTAGCAGATTTGTCCTTCGCCCTGAGTGGATCTCCTCCCCGCTGTATCCCTCTCCACCCCACTCGTAAACATCCCCGTACCTCTCCCCAAAATAGTGATAAATGTATAAATGcttacacatattttttatatgttctACACTTCCTTCATAGTCATTAGGGAAATGTTCATTTCTGTTAATAATATGAATGCTCTTTATACGTCCATCGGTAGGATTCATTCCCCCTTTGTCCATAAATTCATCCACATATACAGTACCTTTCTCATTTAGGATgagtaaattttcttcttccgaattgtttataaaaaatttaaggcaATCATCACGCACTAGTTCCGTTTTGATATCAAAGTGTTTATACAAATTCTGAACGTATATTTCTAGAAGAGTGCTCTTATTTTCTGTGGTAAAAAGGGATGGAAGGAACATATGCACGTCTGAAGGACTCCCCAAAAATGTATTCACTACACGTTCGCAATAGTTTCTATAGCTGATCAAAGTAGAAGAGGGCGTAAATGTATCAGTTGAAAATTGTCCCAATCTTGACCGTGTAATGATGCTCTGCTTTATCTTTATGTGTTCCTCCAGTTGGCTAATTTTATCACCAGAAAGGTGACTCCTATCGTTTAATGCACCTTTTACCAAATCAACCAAGCGCATACGTTCCGCCATGTGTACTATCGCCCTCGTCAGTAGAATTATGTTGCCAAATAATTTCCCTCTAAAGGATGTTATCACTTTTAGTTTATCCAGAAGGTCATTTGGCACTTCACTGAGTGAAGATAACCCACTGTCTAGTAAGTATTTTAAAACtaataaaacaaattttaTGCTTAAATAGTTATAGGTATATGCATGGGcaatttcatattttttttttttctcgttcctAAACTTGGTGTGCAAAATATCGTAAACTTCTACCTGCGtgatgttttcttcttcagcaAATAGTGAATTGTACTCtataaacttttttaaaatgtaaataatGTTAGGGATGAAgtttcgtttatttttcactAATTGATTGAAGCATTCTTCGTAATCCTGCTCATATCCTTTTAGTAAATATTCTACTCTCTTCATATTCGGGATGTCTAAAAGGAATTGTTCCTTTCTGGGTTCTTCAGCGGTGGACGGGTGACCACCTGGAGAATCCACCCCCGGCGTATCCCCCCCCACTTGTGTGCGACTGTTGGAGGTGCATTTGAAAGTTCCTTCCGATGCACTTTTTGATGCACTTTTTGATGAACTTTTTGATGAACTTTTTGATGAAGTTTTCGATGCCTCCTTATTTTCCGTGCCCCAATTGAGCGTACCCTCGTTGGACGTCTTCTCATTGGAGGCATTCCTCGTGGACACAACTTCGCTCGACGAATTTTCGTTACGGTTCCTCCTTTCGCTAGTTGAAGAATTCTCGCAGGTTGAGTTAAGGCCAGTAGAGTTTTTCCCCTGGTGAGCACTTCCCGACTCATCATTCACCGTGTGTGCACTGGACGACTCATTCGCACACTCCCTGGATTCAGAATTGGAGTACGATTTGTTCGACTCCGCGGCTACGTCCACTCCCATCTGCGCAGATTCGTCCACATCTGCCTCCACCTTGACGCTCGTGCTGACACTGGTGGGTGCCGCCGACCTTTCGTCGGACGAACTCAAACTAGTCAGGTACTCCTTGAAGGAATTAAATTTCTCGTTCACGTAACTCGCTGCGGTATGTTCCTTCTTATCACTGGTTTTCTTGCTTGCAAATAAgcggaatatatttttcctctgcTTTAGGAATAGCCGATTCTTTGTGATTCCTTCCTTGGATGATACTTCGTCTTGTtcgaaggaggagaagaaggaggtaTCCTCTGACTTGGTGGCATCCATACCGTGTTGTGTCCCAGCAGCATTTTCACTCAGACGATGCATTTCATTTGACGCATGGTTTGGCACAACTCTCAGTGTCCCTTCATCGTCACAATTTGCAGTTCCCTTATACAAATGacctcttcccattttttgatCACTAATGGGCCAGACACCTTCCGTAGACTCATACGTGGGGACAGAACCGAGCATaacattttcccccttaatgGGATATGACAGTCGACTTGCTTCCTCTAACTCGTATGCATACTTATTCGATAAGTCCAAATGTCCAGTGAAGGTTttaatttcgtttttctctccccGCTGAGTGTTACTATCAAGAGAGTTTTCCTCAATCACTCCCAGGAGATCCCCTATTTTTACAATGGTACCCTCCGACATCTTGTGCCTGAGTATACCCTTCTCTGTAGACTTAAATGTCATTATCATTTTCATGGCCTCGACTTCTATATAGTCTTCATTCTTCTCTATCTTCTCTCCATCCTTTATCaaatattttacaattttcccATTCGTATTCGACACCAAATGAAATGGGTTACTAATCTTGGGGATAAAAATACTGTCCTTATCCAGATGCATGTGGATTCCTAAGCTGTCTTCTAAACATGTATACAAATAAGTGTGATTGAAAAAGCTCGcaaatattttattgttctttttatcatAATCTGCTAAAACTTCGATTTCTTGTCCATTAATTTTTAGAGTATAAAGATTCTCCCCTGTGTTATAGCCCTTAAAATTGTACCTCACATTTTCAAATACGATATCAAACACGTACgcattttttacttctctCTTTAAATTAGTGAAGGCATCTTCCTGTGGCTTAATTCCAATGTCTTCTCTATTGAGCGCATCTTCaataacttctttttccttgATAAAATGAATGAGTAGTTTAAAAATCGTGGCAcacaaaattattatatgTACTGCgctgtaatatatatatttttttttctcaataaTTGTATCCAACCAATTTGTCGTTATGTTATTTTCAATAAATGGTTTGCATTCCAAAATTTTTGCTAAATATTTTGTGCCTGTCTTTATTTCTCCGTCTATGTTTAATTTCCTTAATGCGAggattaaattttttctagCTACTTCTCtcgtttctccttttgcaaaaatgtgccCAATTTGTGAATCAGAAAATTCATGCACGGATCCATCATTGATTGAGAAGTATCCCCACACGTCGTTCGAATTTTGGAAATGGATTCTTTTTACCTTTCCCGAAGTGGGCTTAAAACTGTCGTTGCTATTTTCTGCAGTGATTCTGGCGGCAATCACGTGGTTGCTCACGTGTGGCCTGTTATTATAGAAGTCGAATGGATCCATCTGTTCCGCGCGGGCGGGGGAGAATTCATTAGTTTGGTCTCCTCCATTCTTACTACCATCATCGCAGTCAATACTAGCACCACCGCTGCTTTCGCTCGTACCATTTGGAGGAGGGGTGTAGTCACATGGGGAACCTAACCTGTGAAAGGCCCCTATCGGCGAACGAAAACTCGCGTCCCCGTGCCCTTCCCCTATTCGGTACAACCTCCTAATGTCATCTATATTCTGGAGGGGAATTCCCATGGCCACCTGTAGCTGTATCGAAATAAGATTCGTGTTGGTGATGCCCTCCGACACGGGGTGTTCCACCTGCAGTCGAGGATTTAAttcgagaaaaaaataagtctGCTTCTCCTGGTCATATAAATACTCAATAGTTCCCGCACCTCtatattttatcatttttgttagACGTATGGAt is a genomic window containing:
- a CDS encoding protein MGET, putative; translation: MNKLKDKKKGSENPEYPPKKEKGEVHTKRSSNNSNSCSNNSVGNSSSGNCFVKTSKNGTAGEGDNIINKIKELNLVLLQNKDIIDSLRQENESFSSQIANFVKKCKELQCICSEREKDIAKLKQNEKCLVLEISKRKKEKGELEDKINELEHEGTRKSAHISQVECEKNNLMKEVHERDKQINALQGSIKQLQGQITLIRNENAKNKQDVTNNLKKQDEINEHINCKDNKITILEEKTQKLNKIIRDKIEENENCKKKIQQQNAKIAHLSDKIQNLQKEQKNNEEKIKKYIDNIKSLKKNNHKMDERSMESQLEEQRKELEDTIFNSQVYKLSKQMGTRKKSANPSNVDKSAKGVKDVKGVKSEKSVKSIKSVKSVKSVKSVKSEKGANEGATSQMLSLNKRSHKNPHNSNSSASSSCGESSDGEIVSFSKKYNLSKNMNKAKEDTTRERKK
- a CDS encoding autophagy-related protein 12, putative, which codes for MSDSVIRYFPNFEKKPDMRESLFSRRNRKVKIAFKSISGTAVLKKNKILINGNETLESVLSFLKKVFNRNEHIYLYINNTIKPNLDDFLADLFDLYQVSNCLNISYSFTPAY
- a CDS encoding mediator of RNA polymerase II transcription subunit 6, putative: MANGRTEIMAVSEEYYEPVVKKENKIEYVDNLYLSKNILNNRENALNYFYTSPFYTSRSHLSLNEKIRVGKIISDDEEGYLFDITYDNLAVLKKNEPEDLVSIHIYYNTNSIFHISLTHKYNVKNIMCKKIIQMFCILNGKIYSSRSFGELLNNKIANIVRNVEKFYDCVNNMMNFNITSNYNFERKMDEQLDNQHMNYRLEDVYISTKKKKTG